In Eriocheir sinensis breed Jianghai 21 chromosome 30, ASM2467909v1, whole genome shotgun sequence, the following are encoded in one genomic region:
- the LOC127005441 gene encoding uncharacterized protein LOC127005441 isoform X36 produces MGQKVSHEKANVIVSLREGMSRPDTLKVSYKGGGCLRRRRPIAFLTFPSTGWRCAEGIEACEAEGGLSVPLAALKHKDGSKIIQLRCGSGRRTLLKAAMPLGKFLNNLDYLHFSLHCDGRGSSGAYTGMRCNGHPCVEAAPPPMWHRPNGGKEASDPTKASVTPAGGAGGITKAANTRAGDVTHITKAANTKAGDVTHITKAANTPGSPPHTLRRRKTKKPNLRAHGRATATPKRHGAPYTWTDAFLDVTAICAVVMSGVLAYYTRW; encoded by the exons atgggACAAAAAGTCTCGCACGAAAAAGCGAACGTGATCGTGAGCCTGCGAGAAGGCATGAGCCGGCCGGACACCTTGAAGGTGTCTTACAAGGGCGGCGGCTGCCTCAGGAGGCGGCGGCCGAtcgccttccttaccttccccagCACCGGCTGGCGGTGCGCCGAGGGGATAGAGGCGTGCGAGGCGGAGGGGGGATTGAGCGTGCCGTTGGCCGCGCTCAAACATAAGGACGGAAGCAAGATCATTCAGCTGCGCTGCGGGTCTGGCAGGAGGACCCTGCTGAAGGCAGCGATGCCGCTGGGGAAGTTCCTCAACAACCTCGACTACCTGCACTTCTCGTTACACTGTGACGGCAGGGGCTCCAGCGGCGCCTACACCGGCATGCGGTGCAACGGGCACCCCTGCGTTGAGGCGGCGCCGCCCCCGATGTGGCACCGGCCAAATGGCGGGAAGGAAGCCAGTGACCCCACCAAGGCCTCAGTTACCCCAGCAGGTGGTGCCGGAGGCATCACCAAAGCTGCAAACACCAGGGCAG GTGATGTCACACACATCACCAAAGCTGCAAACACCAAGGCAG GTGATGTCACACACATCACCAAGGCTGCAAACACCCCGGgctcccctccccacactctcCGCCGTCGGAAGACCAAGAAACCCAATCTGCGCGCCCACGGCAGGGCCACGGCGACGCCCAAGAGACACGGTGCGCCGTACACATGGACGGACGCGTTCCTGGACGTCACGGCGATCTGTGCCGTCGTCATGTCCGGCGTCCTGGCGTACTACACGCGTTGGTGA
- the LOC127005441 gene encoding uncharacterized protein LOC127005441 isoform X31, with protein MGQKVSHEKANVIVSLREGMSRPDTLKVSYKGGGCLRRRRPIAFLTFPSTGWRCAEGIEACEAEGGLSVPLAALKHKDGSKIIQLRCGSGRRTLLKAAMPLGKFLNNLDYLHFSLHCDGRGSSGAYTGMRCNGHPCVEAAPPPMWHRPNGGKEASDPTKASVTPAGGAGGITKAANTRAGDVTHITKAANTRAGDVTHITKAANTRAGDVTHITKAANTRAGDVTHITKAANTPGSPPHTLRRRKTKKPNLRAHGRATATPKRHGAPYTWTDAFLDVTAICAVVMSGVLAYYTRW; from the exons atgggACAAAAAGTCTCGCACGAAAAAGCGAACGTGATCGTGAGCCTGCGAGAAGGCATGAGCCGGCCGGACACCTTGAAGGTGTCTTACAAGGGCGGCGGCTGCCTCAGGAGGCGGCGGCCGAtcgccttccttaccttccccagCACCGGCTGGCGGTGCGCCGAGGGGATAGAGGCGTGCGAGGCGGAGGGGGGATTGAGCGTGCCGTTGGCCGCGCTCAAACATAAGGACGGAAGCAAGATCATTCAGCTGCGCTGCGGGTCTGGCAGGAGGACCCTGCTGAAGGCAGCGATGCCGCTGGGGAAGTTCCTCAACAACCTCGACTACCTGCACTTCTCGTTACACTGTGACGGCAGGGGCTCCAGCGGCGCCTACACCGGCATGCGGTGCAACGGGCACCCCTGCGTTGAGGCGGCGCCGCCCCCGATGTGGCACCGGCCAAATGGCGGGAAGGAAGCCAGTGACCCCACCAAGGCCTCAGTTACCCCAGCAGGTGGTGCCGGAGGCATCACCAAAGCTGCAAACACCAGGGCAG GTGATGTCACACACATCACCAAGGCTGCAAACACCAGGGCAGGTGATGTCACACACATCACCAAGGCTGCAAACACCAGGGCAGGTGATGTCACACACATCACCAAGGCTGCAAACACCAGGGCAGGTGATGTCACACACATCACCAAGGCTGCAAACACCCCGGgctcccctccccacactctcCGCCGTCGGAAGACCAAGAAACCCAATCTGCGCGCCCACGGCAGGGCCACGGCGACGCCCAAGAGACACGGTGCGCCGTACACATGGACGGACGCGTTCCTGGACGTCACGGCGATCTGTGCCGTCGTCATGTCCGGCGTCCTGGCGTACTACACGCGTTGGTGA
- the LOC127005441 gene encoding uncharacterized protein LOC127005441 isoform X29, which yields MGQKVSHEKANVIVSLREGMSRPDTLKVSYKGGGCLRRRRPIAFLTFPSTGWRCAEGIEACEAEGGLSVPLAALKHKDGSKIIQLRCGSGRRTLLKAAMPLGKFLNNLDYLHFSLHCDGRGSSGAYTGMRCNGHPCVEAAPPPMWHRPNGGKEASDPTKASVTPAGGAGGITKAANTRAGDATHITKAANTRAGDVTHITKAANTRAGDVTHITKAANTRAGDVTHITKAANTRAGDVTHITKAANTPGSPPHTLRRRKTKKPNLRAHGRATATPKRHGAPYTWTDAFLDVTAICAVVMSGVLAYYTRW from the exons atgggACAAAAAGTCTCGCACGAAAAAGCGAACGTGATCGTGAGCCTGCGAGAAGGCATGAGCCGGCCGGACACCTTGAAGGTGTCTTACAAGGGCGGCGGCTGCCTCAGGAGGCGGCGGCCGAtcgccttccttaccttccccagCACCGGCTGGCGGTGCGCCGAGGGGATAGAGGCGTGCGAGGCGGAGGGGGGATTGAGCGTGCCGTTGGCCGCGCTCAAACATAAGGACGGAAGCAAGATCATTCAGCTGCGCTGCGGGTCTGGCAGGAGGACCCTGCTGAAGGCAGCGATGCCGCTGGGGAAGTTCCTCAACAACCTCGACTACCTGCACTTCTCGTTACACTGTGACGGCAGGGGCTCCAGCGGCGCCTACACCGGCATGCGGTGCAACGGGCACCCCTGCGTTGAGGCGGCGCCGCCCCCGATGTGGCACCGGCCAAATGGCGGGAAGGAAGCCAGTGACCCCACCAAGGCCTCAGTTACCCCAGCAGGTGGTGCCGGAGGCATCACCAAAGCTGCAAACACCAGGGCAG GTGATGCCACACACATCACCAAGGCTGCAAACACCAGGGCAG GTGATGTCACACACATCACCAAGGCTGCAAACACCAGGGCAGGTGATGTCACACACATCACCAAGGCTGCAAACACCAGGGCAGGTGATGTCACACACATCACCAAGGCTGCAAACACCAGGGCAGGTGATGTCACACACATCACCAAGGCTGCAAACACCCCGGgctcccctccccacactctcCGCCGTCGGAAGACCAAGAAACCCAATCTGCGCGCCCACGGCAGGGCCACGGCGACGCCCAAGAGACACGGTGCGCCGTACACATGGACGGACGCGTTCCTGGACGTCACGGCGATCTGTGCCGTCGTCATGTCCGGCGTCCTGGCGTACTACACGCGTTGGTGA
- the LOC127005441 gene encoding uncharacterized protein LOC127005441 isoform X26 produces MGQKVSHEKANVIVSLREGMSRPDTLKVSYKGGGCLRRRRPIAFLTFPSTGWRCAEGIEACEAEGGLSVPLAALKHKDGSKIIQLRCGSGRRTLLKAAMPLGKFLNNLDYLHFSLHCDGRGSSGAYTGMRCNGHPCVEAAPPPMWHRPNGGKEASDPTKASVTPAGGAGGITKAANTRAGDATHITKAANTRAGDVTHITKAANTRAGDVTHITKAANTRAGDVTHITKAANTKAGDVTHITKAANTRAGDVTHITKAANTPGSPPHTLRRRKTKKPNLRAHGRATATPKRHGAPYTWTDAFLDVTAICAVVMSGVLAYYTRW; encoded by the exons atgggACAAAAAGTCTCGCACGAAAAAGCGAACGTGATCGTGAGCCTGCGAGAAGGCATGAGCCGGCCGGACACCTTGAAGGTGTCTTACAAGGGCGGCGGCTGCCTCAGGAGGCGGCGGCCGAtcgccttccttaccttccccagCACCGGCTGGCGGTGCGCCGAGGGGATAGAGGCGTGCGAGGCGGAGGGGGGATTGAGCGTGCCGTTGGCCGCGCTCAAACATAAGGACGGAAGCAAGATCATTCAGCTGCGCTGCGGGTCTGGCAGGAGGACCCTGCTGAAGGCAGCGATGCCGCTGGGGAAGTTCCTCAACAACCTCGACTACCTGCACTTCTCGTTACACTGTGACGGCAGGGGCTCCAGCGGCGCCTACACCGGCATGCGGTGCAACGGGCACCCCTGCGTTGAGGCGGCGCCGCCCCCGATGTGGCACCGGCCAAATGGCGGGAAGGAAGCCAGTGACCCCACCAAGGCCTCAGTTACCCCAGCAGGTGGTGCCGGAGGCATCACCAAAGCTGCAAACACCAGGGCAGGTGATGCCACACACATCACCAAAGCTGCAAACACCAGGGCAGGTGATGTCACACACATCACCAAGGCTGCAAACACCAGGGCAGGTGATGTCACACACATCACCAAGGCTGCAAACACCAGGGCAG GTGATGTCACACACATCACCAAAGCTGCAAACACCAAGGCAG GTGATGTCACACACATCACCAAAGCTGCAAACACCAGGGCAG GTGATGTCACACACATCACCAAGGCTGCAAACACCCCGGgctcccctccccacactctcCGCCGTCGGAAGACCAAGAAACCCAATCTGCGCGCCCACGGCAGGGCCACGGCGACGCCCAAGAGACACGGTGCGCCGTACACATGGACGGACGCGTTCCTGGACGTCACGGCGATCTGTGCCGTCGTCATGTCCGGCGTCCTGGCGTACTACACGCGTTGGTGA
- the LOC127005441 gene encoding uncharacterized protein LOC127005441 isoform X23 has product MGQKVSHEKANVIVSLREGMSRPDTLKVSYKGGGCLRRRRPIAFLTFPSTGWRCAEGIEACEAEGGLSVPLAALKHKDGSKIIQLRCGSGRRTLLKAAMPLGKFLNNLDYLHFSLHCDGRGSSGAYTGMRCNGHPCVEAAPPPMWHRPNGGKEASDPTKASVTPAGGAGGITKAANTRAGDATHITKAANTRAGDATHITKAANTRAGDVTHITKAANTRAGDVTHITKAANTRAGDVTHITKAANTRAGDVTHITKAANTPGSPPHTLRRRKTKKPNLRAHGRATATPKRHGAPYTWTDAFLDVTAICAVVMSGVLAYYTRW; this is encoded by the exons atgggACAAAAAGTCTCGCACGAAAAAGCGAACGTGATCGTGAGCCTGCGAGAAGGCATGAGCCGGCCGGACACCTTGAAGGTGTCTTACAAGGGCGGCGGCTGCCTCAGGAGGCGGCGGCCGAtcgccttccttaccttccccagCACCGGCTGGCGGTGCGCCGAGGGGATAGAGGCGTGCGAGGCGGAGGGGGGATTGAGCGTGCCGTTGGCCGCGCTCAAACATAAGGACGGAAGCAAGATCATTCAGCTGCGCTGCGGGTCTGGCAGGAGGACCCTGCTGAAGGCAGCGATGCCGCTGGGGAAGTTCCTCAACAACCTCGACTACCTGCACTTCTCGTTACACTGTGACGGCAGGGGCTCCAGCGGCGCCTACACCGGCATGCGGTGCAACGGGCACCCCTGCGTTGAGGCGGCGCCGCCCCCGATGTGGCACCGGCCAAATGGCGGGAAGGAAGCCAGTGACCCCACCAAGGCCTCAGTTACCCCAGCAGGTGGTGCCGGAGGCATCACCAAAGCTGCAAACACCAGGGCAGGTGATGCCACACACATCACCAAAGCTGCAAACACCAGGGCAG GTGATGCCACACACATCACCAAGGCTGCAAACACCAGGGCAG GTGATGTCACACACATCACCAAGGCTGCAAACACCAGGGCAGGTGATGTCACACACATCACCAAGGCTGCAAACACCAGGGCAGGTGATGTCACACACATCACCAAGGCTGCAAACACCAGGGCAGGTGATGTCACACACATCACCAAGGCTGCAAACACCCCGGgctcccctccccacactctcCGCCGTCGGAAGACCAAGAAACCCAATCTGCGCGCCCACGGCAGGGCCACGGCGACGCCCAAGAGACACGGTGCGCCGTACACATGGACGGACGCGTTCCTGGACGTCACGGCGATCTGTGCCGTCGTCATGTCCGGCGTCCTGGCGTACTACACGCGTTGGTGA
- the LOC127005441 gene encoding uncharacterized protein LOC127005441 isoform X10, protein MGQKVSHEKANVIVSLREGMSRPDTLKVSYKGGGCLRRRRPIAFLTFPSTGWRCAEGIEACEAEGGLSVPLAALKHKDGSKIIQLRCGSGRRTLLKAAMPLGKFLNNLDYLHFSLHCDGRGSSGAYTGMRCNGHPCVEAAPPPMWHRPNGGKEASDPTKASVTPAGGAGGITKAANTRAGDATHITKAANTRAGDVTHITKAANTRAGDVTHITKAANTRAGDVTHITKAANTKAGDVTHITKAANTRAGDVTHITKAANTRAGDVTHITKAANTRAGDVTHITKAANTPGSPPHTLRRRKTKKPNLRAHGRATATPKRHGAPYTWTDAFLDVTAICAVVMSGVLAYYTRW, encoded by the exons atgggACAAAAAGTCTCGCACGAAAAAGCGAACGTGATCGTGAGCCTGCGAGAAGGCATGAGCCGGCCGGACACCTTGAAGGTGTCTTACAAGGGCGGCGGCTGCCTCAGGAGGCGGCGGCCGAtcgccttccttaccttccccagCACCGGCTGGCGGTGCGCCGAGGGGATAGAGGCGTGCGAGGCGGAGGGGGGATTGAGCGTGCCGTTGGCCGCGCTCAAACATAAGGACGGAAGCAAGATCATTCAGCTGCGCTGCGGGTCTGGCAGGAGGACCCTGCTGAAGGCAGCGATGCCGCTGGGGAAGTTCCTCAACAACCTCGACTACCTGCACTTCTCGTTACACTGTGACGGCAGGGGCTCCAGCGGCGCCTACACCGGCATGCGGTGCAACGGGCACCCCTGCGTTGAGGCGGCGCCGCCCCCGATGTGGCACCGGCCAAATGGCGGGAAGGAAGCCAGTGACCCCACCAAGGCCTCAGTTACCCCAGCAGGTGGTGCCGGAGGCATCACCAAAGCTGCAAACACCAGGGCAGGTGATGCCACACACATCACCAAAGCTGCAAACACCAGGGCAGGTGATGTCACACACATCACCAAGGCTGCAAACACCAGGGCAGGTGATGTCACACACATCACCAAGGCTGCAAACACCAGGGCAG GTGATGTCACACACATCACCAAAGCTGCAAACACCAAGGCAG GTGATGTCACACACATCACCAAGGCTGCAAACACCAGGGCAGGTGATGTCACACACATCACCAAGGCTGCAAACACCAGGGCAGGTGATGTCACACACATCACCAAGGCTGCAAACACCAGGGCAGGTGATGTCACACACATCACCAAGGCTGCAAACACCCCGGgctcccctccccacactctcCGCCGTCGGAAGACCAAGAAACCCAATCTGCGCGCCCACGGCAGGGCCACGGCGACGCCCAAGAGACACGGTGCGCCGTACACATGGACGGACGCGTTCCTGGACGTCACGGCGATCTGTGCCGTCGTCATGTCCGGCGTCCTGGCGTACTACACGCGTTGGTGA
- the LOC127005441 gene encoding uncharacterized protein LOC127005441 isoform X33 produces the protein MGQKVSHEKANVIVSLREGMSRPDTLKVSYKGGGCLRRRRPIAFLTFPSTGWRCAEGIEACEAEGGLSVPLAALKHKDGSKIIQLRCGSGRRTLLKAAMPLGKFLNNLDYLHFSLHCDGRGSSGAYTGMRCNGHPCVEAAPPPMWHRPNGGKEASDPTKASVTPAGGAGGITKAANTRAGDATHITKAANTRAGDVTHITKAANTKAGDVTHITKAANTPGSPPHTLRRRKTKKPNLRAHGRATATPKRHGAPYTWTDAFLDVTAICAVVMSGVLAYYTRW, from the exons atgggACAAAAAGTCTCGCACGAAAAAGCGAACGTGATCGTGAGCCTGCGAGAAGGCATGAGCCGGCCGGACACCTTGAAGGTGTCTTACAAGGGCGGCGGCTGCCTCAGGAGGCGGCGGCCGAtcgccttccttaccttccccagCACCGGCTGGCGGTGCGCCGAGGGGATAGAGGCGTGCGAGGCGGAGGGGGGATTGAGCGTGCCGTTGGCCGCGCTCAAACATAAGGACGGAAGCAAGATCATTCAGCTGCGCTGCGGGTCTGGCAGGAGGACCCTGCTGAAGGCAGCGATGCCGCTGGGGAAGTTCCTCAACAACCTCGACTACCTGCACTTCTCGTTACACTGTGACGGCAGGGGCTCCAGCGGCGCCTACACCGGCATGCGGTGCAACGGGCACCCCTGCGTTGAGGCGGCGCCGCCCCCGATGTGGCACCGGCCAAATGGCGGGAAGGAAGCCAGTGACCCCACCAAGGCCTCAGTTACCCCAGCAGGTGGTGCCGGAGGCATCACCAAAGCTGCAAACACCAGGGCAGGTGATGCCACACACATCACCAAAGCTGCAAACACCAGGGCAG GTGATGTCACACACATCACCAAAGCTGCAAACACCAAGGCAG GTGATGTCACACACATCACCAAGGCTGCAAACACCCCGGgctcccctccccacactctcCGCCGTCGGAAGACCAAGAAACCCAATCTGCGCGCCCACGGCAGGGCCACGGCGACGCCCAAGAGACACGGTGCGCCGTACACATGGACGGACGCGTTCCTGGACGTCACGGCGATCTGTGCCGTCGTCATGTCCGGCGTCCTGGCGTACTACACGCGTTGGTGA
- the LOC127005441 gene encoding uncharacterized protein LOC127005441 isoform X15 — MGQKVSHEKANVIVSLREGMSRPDTLKVSYKGGGCLRRRRPIAFLTFPSTGWRCAEGIEACEAEGGLSVPLAALKHKDGSKIIQLRCGSGRRTLLKAAMPLGKFLNNLDYLHFSLHCDGRGSSGAYTGMRCNGHPCVEAAPPPMWHRPNGGKEASDPTKASVTPAGGAGGITKAANTRAGDATHITKAANTRAGDVTHITKAANTRAGDVTHITKAANTRAGDVTHITKAANTRAGDATHITKAANTRAGDVTHITKAANTKAGDVTHITKAANTPGSPPHTLRRRKTKKPNLRAHGRATATPKRHGAPYTWTDAFLDVTAICAVVMSGVLAYYTRW; from the exons atgggACAAAAAGTCTCGCACGAAAAAGCGAACGTGATCGTGAGCCTGCGAGAAGGCATGAGCCGGCCGGACACCTTGAAGGTGTCTTACAAGGGCGGCGGCTGCCTCAGGAGGCGGCGGCCGAtcgccttccttaccttccccagCACCGGCTGGCGGTGCGCCGAGGGGATAGAGGCGTGCGAGGCGGAGGGGGGATTGAGCGTGCCGTTGGCCGCGCTCAAACATAAGGACGGAAGCAAGATCATTCAGCTGCGCTGCGGGTCTGGCAGGAGGACCCTGCTGAAGGCAGCGATGCCGCTGGGGAAGTTCCTCAACAACCTCGACTACCTGCACTTCTCGTTACACTGTGACGGCAGGGGCTCCAGCGGCGCCTACACCGGCATGCGGTGCAACGGGCACCCCTGCGTTGAGGCGGCGCCGCCCCCGATGTGGCACCGGCCAAATGGCGGGAAGGAAGCCAGTGACCCCACCAAGGCCTCAGTTACCCCAGCAGGTGGTGCCGGAGGCATCACCAAAGCTGCAAACACCAGGGCAGGTGATGCCACACACATCACCAAAGCTGCAAACACCAGGGCAGGTGATGTCACACACATCACCAAGGCTGCAAACACCAGGGCAGGTGATGTCACACACATCACCAAGGCTGCAAACACCAGGGCAGGTGATGTCACACACATCACCAAGGCTGCAAACACCAGGGCAGGTGATGCCACACACATCACCAAGGCTGCAAACACCAGGGCAG GTGATGTCACACACATCACCAAAGCTGCAAACACCAAGGCAG GTGATGTCACACACATCACCAAGGCTGCAAACACCCCGGgctcccctccccacactctcCGCCGTCGGAAGACCAAGAAACCCAATCTGCGCGCCCACGGCAGGGCCACGGCGACGCCCAAGAGACACGGTGCGCCGTACACATGGACGGACGCGTTCCTGGACGTCACGGCGATCTGTGCCGTCGTCATGTCCGGCGTCCTGGCGTACTACACGCGTTGGTGA
- the LOC127005441 gene encoding uncharacterized protein LOC127005441 isoform X19, giving the protein MGQKVSHEKANVIVSLREGMSRPDTLKVSYKGGGCLRRRRPIAFLTFPSTGWRCAEGIEACEAEGGLSVPLAALKHKDGSKIIQLRCGSGRRTLLKAAMPLGKFLNNLDYLHFSLHCDGRGSSGAYTGMRCNGHPCVEAAPPPMWHRPNGGKEASDPTKASVTPAGGAGGITKAANTRAGDATHITKAANTRAGDVTHITKAANTRAGDVTHITKAANTRAGDVTHITKAANTRAGDVTHITKAANTKAGDVTHITKAANTRAGDVTHITKAANTPGSPPHTLRRRKTKKPNLRAHGRATATPKRHGAPYTWTDAFLDVTAICAVVMSGVLAYYTRW; this is encoded by the exons atgggACAAAAAGTCTCGCACGAAAAAGCGAACGTGATCGTGAGCCTGCGAGAAGGCATGAGCCGGCCGGACACCTTGAAGGTGTCTTACAAGGGCGGCGGCTGCCTCAGGAGGCGGCGGCCGAtcgccttccttaccttccccagCACCGGCTGGCGGTGCGCCGAGGGGATAGAGGCGTGCGAGGCGGAGGGGGGATTGAGCGTGCCGTTGGCCGCGCTCAAACATAAGGACGGAAGCAAGATCATTCAGCTGCGCTGCGGGTCTGGCAGGAGGACCCTGCTGAAGGCAGCGATGCCGCTGGGGAAGTTCCTCAACAACCTCGACTACCTGCACTTCTCGTTACACTGTGACGGCAGGGGCTCCAGCGGCGCCTACACCGGCATGCGGTGCAACGGGCACCCCTGCGTTGAGGCGGCGCCGCCCCCGATGTGGCACCGGCCAAATGGCGGGAAGGAAGCCAGTGACCCCACCAAGGCCTCAGTTACCCCAGCAGGTGGTGCCGGAGGCATCACCAAAGCTGCAAACACCAGGGCAGGTGATGCCACACACATCACCAAAGCTGCAAACACCAGGGCAGGTGATGTCACACACATCACCAAGGCTGCAAACACCAGGGCAGGTGATGTCACACACATCACCAAGGCTGCAAACACCAGGGCAGGTGATGTCACACACATCACCAAGGCTGCAAACACCAGGGCAG GTGATGTCACACACATCACCAAAGCTGCAAACACCAAGGCAG GTGATGTCACACACATCACCAAAGCTGCAAACACCAGGGCAG GTGATGTCACACACATCACCAAGGCTGCAAACACCCCGGgctcccctccccacactctcCGCCGTCGGAAGACCAAGAAACCCAATCTGCGCGCCCACGGCAGGGCCACGGCGACGCCCAAGAGACACGGTGCGCCGTACACATGGACGGACGCGTTCCTGGACGTCACGGCGATCTGTGCCGTCGTCATGTCCGGCGTCCTGGCGTACTACACGCGTTGGTGA
- the LOC127005441 gene encoding uncharacterized protein LOC127005441 isoform X28, translating into MGQKVSHEKANVIVSLREGMSRPDTLKVSYKGGGCLRRRRPIAFLTFPSTGWRCAEGIEACEAEGGLSVPLAALKHKDGSKIIQLRCGSGRRTLLKAAMPLGKFLNNLDYLHFSLHCDGRGSSGAYTGMRCNGHPCVEAAPPPMWHRPNGGKEASDPTKASVTPAGGAGGITKAANTRAGDATHITKAANTRAGDVTHITKAANTRAGDVTHITKAANTRAGDVTHITKAANTKAGDVTHITKAANTPGSPPHTLRRRKTKKPNLRAHGRATATPKRHGAPYTWTDAFLDVTAICAVVMSGVLAYYTRW; encoded by the exons atgggACAAAAAGTCTCGCACGAAAAAGCGAACGTGATCGTGAGCCTGCGAGAAGGCATGAGCCGGCCGGACACCTTGAAGGTGTCTTACAAGGGCGGCGGCTGCCTCAGGAGGCGGCGGCCGAtcgccttccttaccttccccagCACCGGCTGGCGGTGCGCCGAGGGGATAGAGGCGTGCGAGGCGGAGGGGGGATTGAGCGTGCCGTTGGCCGCGCTCAAACATAAGGACGGAAGCAAGATCATTCAGCTGCGCTGCGGGTCTGGCAGGAGGACCCTGCTGAAGGCAGCGATGCCGCTGGGGAAGTTCCTCAACAACCTCGACTACCTGCACTTCTCGTTACACTGTGACGGCAGGGGCTCCAGCGGCGCCTACACCGGCATGCGGTGCAACGGGCACCCCTGCGTTGAGGCGGCGCCGCCCCCGATGTGGCACCGGCCAAATGGCGGGAAGGAAGCCAGTGACCCCACCAAGGCCTCAGTTACCCCAGCAGGTGGTGCCGGAGGCATCACCAAAGCTGCAAACACCAGGGCAGGTGATGCCACACACATCACCAAAGCTGCAAACACCAGGGCAGGTGATGTCACACACATCACCAAGGCTGCAAACACCAGGGCAGGTGATGTCACACACATCACCAAGGCTGCAAACACCAGGGCAG GTGATGTCACACACATCACCAAAGCTGCAAACACCAAGGCAG GTGATGTCACACACATCACCAAGGCTGCAAACACCCCGGgctcccctccccacactctcCGCCGTCGGAAGACCAAGAAACCCAATCTGCGCGCCCACGGCAGGGCCACGGCGACGCCCAAGAGACACGGTGCGCCGTACACATGGACGGACGCGTTCCTGGACGTCACGGCGATCTGTGCCGTCGTCATGTCCGGCGTCCTGGCGTACTACACGCGTTGGTGA
- the LOC127005441 gene encoding uncharacterized protein LOC127005441 isoform X16 — protein MGQKVSHEKANVIVSLREGMSRPDTLKVSYKGGGCLRRRRPIAFLTFPSTGWRCAEGIEACEAEGGLSVPLAALKHKDGSKIIQLRCGSGRRTLLKAAMPLGKFLNNLDYLHFSLHCDGRGSSGAYTGMRCNGHPCVEAAPPPMWHRPNGGKEASDPTKASVTPAGGAGGITKAANTRAGDATHITKAANTRAGDVTHITKAANTRAGDVTHITKAANTRAGDVTHITKAANTKAGDVTHITKAANTRAGDVTHITKAANTRAGDVTHITKAANTPGSPPHTLRRRKTKKPNLRAHGRATATPKRHGAPYTWTDAFLDVTAICAVVMSGVLAYYTRW, from the exons atgggACAAAAAGTCTCGCACGAAAAAGCGAACGTGATCGTGAGCCTGCGAGAAGGCATGAGCCGGCCGGACACCTTGAAGGTGTCTTACAAGGGCGGCGGCTGCCTCAGGAGGCGGCGGCCGAtcgccttccttaccttccccagCACCGGCTGGCGGTGCGCCGAGGGGATAGAGGCGTGCGAGGCGGAGGGGGGATTGAGCGTGCCGTTGGCCGCGCTCAAACATAAGGACGGAAGCAAGATCATTCAGCTGCGCTGCGGGTCTGGCAGGAGGACCCTGCTGAAGGCAGCGATGCCGCTGGGGAAGTTCCTCAACAACCTCGACTACCTGCACTTCTCGTTACACTGTGACGGCAGGGGCTCCAGCGGCGCCTACACCGGCATGCGGTGCAACGGGCACCCCTGCGTTGAGGCGGCGCCGCCCCCGATGTGGCACCGGCCAAATGGCGGGAAGGAAGCCAGTGACCCCACCAAGGCCTCAGTTACCCCAGCAGGTGGTGCCGGAGGCATCACCAAAGCTGCAAACACCAGGGCAGGTGATGCCACACACATCACCAAAGCTGCAAACACCAGGGCAGGTGATGTCACACACATCACCAAGGCTGCAAACACCAGGGCAGGTGATGTCACACACATCACCAAGGCTGCAAACACCAGGGCAG GTGATGTCACACACATCACCAAAGCTGCAAACACCAAGGCAG GTGATGTCACACACATCACCAAGGCTGCAAACACCAGGGCAGGTGATGTCACACACATCACCAAGGCTGCAAACACCAGGGCAGGTGATGTCACACACATCACCAAGGCTGCAAACACCCCGGgctcccctccccacactctcCGCCGTCGGAAGACCAAGAAACCCAATCTGCGCGCCCACGGCAGGGCCACGGCGACGCCCAAGAGACACGGTGCGCCGTACACATGGACGGACGCGTTCCTGGACGTCACGGCGATCTGTGCCGTCGTCATGTCCGGCGTCCTGGCGTACTACACGCGTTGGTGA